In Thermanaerovibrio velox DSM 12556, the genomic stretch GTTTTCGAGTAGGTACGGTGGAGTTCGTTGCTCCGGATGAGATCAGAGTCAGTCTTGACATCGAGGCACCGGAGTCTCACGCCCTAAACACCGGCGGACCAAGACCCTTTCCAAGGGTGAACGGCTACCTCCTCATCCCGGTCGACGAAGCATTTCTCGTCGGACAGGTGGAATGGGTCATAGTCGAACCAGCGCCCTTCCCGAAGCGCCGCGGCCTGCAGGACTTCGGGTTGGTGGATTTGCCATATCCGCTTCGGCGCCTCCGTCTCAACCCGATGGGCACTTTGCGTGCAAAGTCAGCCGCCGGCGAATTCTCATTCCGTCGAGGTACTGATGCGTTGCCTTCGATTGGCGCTCCTGTTCTCCTTCCTACCGATTCCCAACTAGGATCCATCGTTGAGTGTGGCGAAAAGAAGCGTGTCTGCATCGGTACAAGCCCTGTGGCGAACGATGCAAAGGTATATGTCGATCCCGATCGGCTCTTCGGGCGTCATCTCGCCGTGCTGGGGAACACCGGCAGCGGCAAGTCCTGCACCGTCGCCGGGCTGATCCGCTGGAGCCTTGAAGCGGCAAAGCAGACCTGCTCGGATGGCCCGCCCAATGCACGCTTCATTATCCTTGACCCGAACGGCGAATACTCCCATGCCTTCCCTGCGGATGACCCCACGGTCAAAACACGAGTCTTCAAAGTGAAACCTGGCAATGGAGAAAAACCTCTGAAGGTGCCGCTATGGTTCTGGAACAGTGCGGAGTGGTGCTCGTTCACACAGGCGAGCGCGAAGACACAACGCCCCGCCCTTATTCACGCCTTACGTTGGGTTCGCGAAGGCCTTACTGAGCCGGCGCCCGATACGTGCCACGAGATGTGGCGATTCCTCAGAACGCTTGTGACCATCATACGTGCAGAGAAGAACGCAGGTACTCCATGGGGACAATTCCCTAGGCCAAAGTCGTTTTTCGAAAAACTCGAAAAGTGGAAGACTGCTCTTGAATCCGAAATAGATTCGTTCGACGGTGATCAGAAAACTCGCCTTCAAAAGCTTGTGGAAAAAATCGAGTCTCTTTGTGCGCCCCGTCGCAAACAGCATGCGCACTACGACTTTATCCATTCGGAAGTTGAAGAACTTCTTGCTGAAACAAGTACGGCTCACTCGGCTTTCGGGGGTAGCGAATCCGAGACCTTTCCTGCTGACGTGGACGCGCCCCGACCTTTCGAAGGAGCATCCCTTGTTCGGGCGCTCGAAGCCTCAGCAGAAATGTTGGGTGTATTGGAGCATGTCGATACGCTGCTGGTAAGGATCCGGGCGCTACTTGCCGACGCGCGCATGAAGCCCATTATGGACAGAGCAACCGACACGACGTTAGAAGGGTGGCTGACGGATTGCATTGGCATGGAAGGCGCCGAGAATGGTTGCGTGTCGGTGCTCGATTTGTCTCTTGTACCGAGTGACGTAGTACACATTATTACGGCTGTAATCGCTCGGATGGTCTTCGAGGCGCTGCAACGGTACGCCAAGCTCAATGGCAAGCCTCTCCCAACGGTCCTCGTTATGGAGGAGGCACACACGTTCATCAAACGGTACAAGGAGGACCTTGACTCGCCCGATGCCGCGGCCGTGTGCTGTCAGGTCTTCGATCGGATCGCCCGCGAAGGTCGGAAGTTTGGCCTGGGCCTCGTTCTATCATCTCAGCGCCCCTCTGAACTCTCTCCTACGGTCCTATCGCAATGCAATACCTTTTTGCTTCATCGAATCAGCAACGACCGGGACCAGGAGCTGGTTCATCGTCTCGTACCGGACAACCTCCGAGGATTGTTGCGCGACCTTCCGTCGCTGCCTTCCCAACACGCGATTCTATTGGGATGGGCGTCAGAACTACCGGTTTTAGTCAAGATGCACGATTTGCCTGAATCCCAGCGGCCGCGCTCCGACGATCCGGACTTCTGGGATGTGTGGACTGGTAAGAATGAGAAAGGCGAAATTGTAAAGCGCGAGATTGACTGGAAGACGGTTGCAGAGGCCTGGCAGCAAGGTTCTACTGAAAGAAGTGAGGAAGAGTCATGATCGACGGACTCCCCCCCTACCCCGCCTACAAAGACTCCGGCGTGCCGTGGCTGGGCAAGGTGCCGGAGCATTGGGAGGTTGTTCCTCTGAAGCGATTAGCCTGGTTCAAGAGCGGCGCGGGCTTTCCGGTTCATTACCAAGGTGAAACGAGCGCAGAGATTCCATTCTTCAAGGTCTCCGACATGAATATCCGGGGCAACGAGAAGTATCTTCATGTTTGCGCTAACACGGTTTCGATGGCCGTTGCGCAGGACCTCGGAGCGACGGTGTTGCCAGCAGGAACGATTGTGTTTCCAAAGGTGGGCGGCGCACTCTTAACGAACAAACGACGCATCGCTGCAAACCAATGTTGCATTGATAACAATATGATGGGCTGCGTTGTGCGGAACGGCAATCGAGACTTCTTGTTCTTAATAATGAACTACATCGACCTCGGGCAGATTGCGAAACCAGGGCCAGTACCTGCTATTAGCGAAGGGGAAGTGCGGGAGATACGAGTTGCCCTGCCCTCGGCGCCCGAGCAAACCGCCATTGTCCGCTTCCTTGATTACAAAGACCGGCGGATCCGGCGCTCCATCCGCGCCAAGCAGAAGCTGATTAAGCTGCTCGAAGAGTACCGGCAGGCCCTTATCCACCAAGCCGTCACCGGCAAGATTGACGTCCGCACCGGCAAGCCCTATTCGGCCTACAAGGACTCCGGCGTCCCCTGGCTGGGCCACGTGCTGGAGCATTGGGAACTCAAGCCGCTCAAACGGTTCGTACGGTTAAATGCGAGTGTCCTGGCAGAAACTACTCCTGCTGACTATGAATTCCGGTACATTGACATAGGTACGGTGGGCACAGGTTTTCTAACCAGAGAGCCACAACGGCTCCGATTTGGTAACGCCCCCTCACGCGCCAGACGAGTTCTTCATCAGGGAGATACCATTATCTCAACCGTTCGAACTTACCTGAAGGCGGTCTATTTTGTGGACAAAGATCCAGAGGCTCTAGTGTGTTCGACCGGCTTTGCTGTTTTGACGCCAGGACCCAGCACACAGCCGAAATACGTGAGCTACTTGGTGCAGAGCAATACTTTCACTGATCGTGTAACTGCCGAATCGGTTGGCACGGCTTACCCGGCAATTGCCGAGGGGCGACTTGGATCATTCTATGTCCCCGTTCCACCCCTCCCCGAACAAACCGCCATCGTCGAGTACCTCGACGCCGAGACGGCCAAGCTCGATGCCGCCATCGCCGCCGCACGCCGGGAAATCGAACTGCTGCGTGAATACCGCGAGCGGCTCATCGCCGACGTGGTCACCGGCAAGGTGAATGTGCGCGAGGTCGCGGCGCAGTTGCCCGAGGAGCCGCCTGAGGAGGAGGCTGGAACCGACGAAGAAGAGCCTGTTGCCGAAGAGCTCGCAACCGTAGATTCGCAGGAAGAGTCCAATGGCGAAGAGTAAATCAACATCGAAGCATCAGGTGATTCGAGAACCGCTGGCTGCCCGGGGCGGCGAGATTGTCTTCTATCAGGCGCCCGATGGCCCGGTCAAGCTGGACGTCCGGCTGGAAAGAGACACCATCTGGCTCAGCTTAAACCAGATGGCGGCGCTCTTTGATCGGGATAAGTCTGTGATATCAAGGCACTTGCGCAATGTGTTCCGGGAAGGCGAGCTGGACCGGGAGTCAGTTGTTGCATTTTTTGCAACAACTGCCGCAGACGGGAAAACCTACCAGGTCGAATACTACAACCTCGACGCCATCATCTCGGTCGGTTACCGGGTCAACTCCAAGCGCGGCACCCAATTCCGTATCTGGGCTACTCAGGTGCTGCGCGACCACATCCTTCGGGGCTACACGGTCAATGAGCGCCGCCTCAGGGAACTGCAACAGACGATCCGGTTGGTCTCCACGCTGGCGGACCGGCGAGCACTCAGCGGCGAGGAGGCAACAGGTCTGTTGCGGGTGGTGCATGACTATTCCGTTGCGCTCAAGCTTCTGGACGACTACGACCATGGCCGGATTCTGCCCGTACGAGGTGACCGCGAAACTGCTGAGCCCATTTCGCTGGAAGAAGCTTGGAGAGTAATTGGCGAGTTGAAGGAGCGATATTCCGCTGGAGAGTTGTTCGGCGTGGAACAAGGAAACAGGCTCGGCGGGATTTTAGTTGGCGTCTTTCAGACTGTCGGCGGCGCAGACGTGTATCCGACGATCGCGGATAAGGCGGCGCACCTACTGTATTTTCTCGTGAAAGACCATCCGTTCGTTGATGGCAAAAAACGGATTGGGGCCACCTTATTCCTTCGGTTTCTCGAGAAAAACGGACTCTTGTACCGAAGCGACGGGAGCCGTCTCCTCTCCAAGGAGGAGCTTGTTGCACTCACGCTTCTCCTGGCGGAAAGCTCCCCGAAGGACAAGGAATCCCTTGTTCGATTGACGACATACCTGTTGAGCAGTAAGCACGATGAGGTGGTGAGGAATGTATGAATCCGACTGACACCAGCGAAGCCGGGC encodes the following:
- the rhuM gene encoding virulence protein RhuM/Fic/DOC family protein, with product MAKSKSTSKHQVIREPLAARGGEIVFYQAPDGPVKLDVRLERDTIWLSLNQMAALFDRDKSVISRHLRNVFREGELDRESVVAFFATTAADGKTYQVEYYNLDAIISVGYRVNSKRGTQFRIWATQVLRDHILRGYTVNERRLRELQQTIRLVSTLADRRALSGEEATGLLRVVHDYSVALKLLDDYDHGRILPVRGDRETAEPISLEEAWRVIGELKERYSAGELFGVEQGNRLGGILVGVFQTVGGADVYPTIADKAAHLLYFLVKDHPFVDGKKRIGATLFLRFLEKNGLLYRSDGSRLLSKEELVALTLLLAESSPKDKESLVRLTTYLLSSKHDEVVRNV
- a CDS encoding ATP-binding protein; the encoded protein is MEFVAPDEIRVSLDIEAPESHALNTGGPRPFPRVNGYLLIPVDEAFLVGQVEWVIVEPAPFPKRRGLQDFGLVDLPYPLRRLRLNPMGTLRAKSAAGEFSFRRGTDALPSIGAPVLLPTDSQLGSIVECGEKKRVCIGTSPVANDAKVYVDPDRLFGRHLAVLGNTGSGKSCTVAGLIRWSLEAAKQTCSDGPPNARFIILDPNGEYSHAFPADDPTVKTRVFKVKPGNGEKPLKVPLWFWNSAEWCSFTQASAKTQRPALIHALRWVREGLTEPAPDTCHEMWRFLRTLVTIIRAEKNAGTPWGQFPRPKSFFEKLEKWKTALESEIDSFDGDQKTRLQKLVEKIESLCAPRRKQHAHYDFIHSEVEELLAETSTAHSAFGGSESETFPADVDAPRPFEGASLVRALEASAEMLGVLEHVDTLLVRIRALLADARMKPIMDRATDTTLEGWLTDCIGMEGAENGCVSVLDLSLVPSDVVHIITAVIARMVFEALQRYAKLNGKPLPTVLVMEEAHTFIKRYKEDLDSPDAAAVCCQVFDRIAREGRKFGLGLVLSSQRPSELSPTVLSQCNTFLLHRISNDRDQELVHRLVPDNLRGLLRDLPSLPSQHAILLGWASELPVLVKMHDLPESQRPRSDDPDFWDVWTGKNEKGEIVKREIDWKTVAEAWQQGSTERSEEES
- a CDS encoding restriction endonuclease subunit S; amino-acid sequence: MIDGLPPYPAYKDSGVPWLGKVPEHWEVVPLKRLAWFKSGAGFPVHYQGETSAEIPFFKVSDMNIRGNEKYLHVCANTVSMAVAQDLGATVLPAGTIVFPKVGGALLTNKRRIAANQCCIDNNMMGCVVRNGNRDFLFLIMNYIDLGQIAKPGPVPAISEGEVREIRVALPSAPEQTAIVRFLDYKDRRIRRSIRAKQKLIKLLEEYRQALIHQAVTGKIDVRTGKPYSAYKDSGVPWLGHVLEHWELKPLKRFVRLNASVLAETTPADYEFRYIDIGTVGTGFLTREPQRLRFGNAPSRARRVLHQGDTIISTVRTYLKAVYFVDKDPEALVCSTGFAVLTPGPSTQPKYVSYLVQSNTFTDRVTAESVGTAYPAIAEGRLGSFYVPVPPLPEQTAIVEYLDAETAKLDAAIAAARREIELLREYRERLIADVVTGKVNVREVAAQLPEEPPEEEAGTDEEEPVAEELATVDSQEESNGEE